One region of Sulfuriroseicoccus oceanibius genomic DNA includes:
- a CDS encoding HEAT repeat domain-containing protein: MKPNLPTILATVVIATTGVVWYLNTPEDPESEGAQLPEAPQERHAASAPAPATASPRHETGKLNALLDQTLTWQQRVELANQLLVPGQLAEQEIDALFACMSQQPAGNPENWFVVVNEIMEVMREQGIGSDRYTAELASVMVNPQVHPVVRDYAVQHLSMWVVPPTESSPGEADPAQVIAVLDTFGALIVDQSLSHTSIPGTTAMALADVTTRNAEIASPVWQRITPQLSDLLNGGAQATVVTKVSVVQAAAIAGVRELEPLTAQLAGDPSTQPSVRLSSVAALGVHGNPERKQLLETIAQSDPRLRFAAAAAINKLLAR, encoded by the coding sequence TTGAAACCCAATCTTCCAACCATCTTGGCCACGGTCGTCATCGCGACGACCGGTGTGGTTTGGTATCTCAACACCCCGGAGGATCCCGAATCTGAGGGTGCCCAGCTTCCTGAGGCTCCTCAAGAGCGGCACGCTGCCTCTGCCCCGGCCCCAGCAACAGCGAGCCCACGGCACGAAACTGGCAAGCTGAATGCTCTTCTGGATCAAACCCTGACCTGGCAGCAGCGTGTCGAGCTTGCGAACCAGCTTTTGGTTCCAGGTCAGCTCGCCGAGCAGGAGATCGATGCGCTCTTCGCATGCATGTCTCAGCAGCCAGCGGGCAATCCTGAAAATTGGTTTGTGGTCGTCAATGAGATTATGGAGGTCATGCGCGAGCAGGGGATTGGTTCCGACCGCTATACCGCCGAACTCGCGTCGGTCATGGTCAACCCGCAAGTCCATCCGGTCGTACGCGACTACGCGGTCCAGCACCTTTCCATGTGGGTGGTGCCACCAACCGAATCCAGCCCGGGGGAGGCAGATCCCGCGCAGGTCATCGCGGTTCTCGACACTTTTGGTGCGTTGATCGTAGACCAAAGTCTCAGCCATACGAGCATTCCGGGCACCACGGCAATGGCGTTGGCTGATGTCACAACCCGGAACGCTGAGATTGCGAGTCCCGTGTGGCAGCGCATCACGCCTCAGCTCTCAGATCTTCTCAATGGGGGAGCGCAAGCCACTGTAGTGACCAAGGTTTCCGTGGTGCAGGCGGCAGCTATCGCTGGAGTCCGTGAGCTCGAGCCTCTCACAGCCCAACTCGCTGGAGACCCATCCACCCAGCCATCTGTCCGCCTTTCTTCTGTCGCTGCTCTTGGTGTGCACGGAAATCCCGAGCGCAAACAACTTCTCGAAACCATCGCTCAATCCGATCCCCGTCTGCGCTTCGCTGCGGCCGCTGCGATCAACAAGCTGCTCGCTAGATAG
- a CDS encoding RHS repeat domain-containing protein produces MHATVTYASGGFDIEVRSLLNTAVEPTKRFEFRGSTNASGEKVFTLTTITDPQGAPVIAVHSLTESTNASGNKVLVSTDSLDGLVWRRQTLTYSEVPGEDPAKNYFIERVIEEQADTANSGQTGGWHVISHTLEQYRHYPKVVTPSSTHGKPDAGGTASAVMVPAVYEEPSLANRRLVACTTGYGSEAPRTTTYDYWSPVAGVGEYSDSFVHARLKSIMRPDGSWVYYEYAGGENSPVQTLTRYSSYLDYTIDEKEMAKKEVSTISDNGYKTVTYLGGVQVALSTITEYGTSDGGKAFVHSEWDGGAWDGTTSVEIPEYWSGPAGEDPVGGSGFTNDGRVWTTTARYSEDHADHNLAGRPKYTQHRDGTYTVYSYASAPNGGFIVTEDRGAGSKTAITDGSRTVTTYNAAMEVVAKVSSAINAGAVLELNRWEATATDRFGRPTTIVYNGDTTDTETKEYGCCGLAKHIARDGSITEYFRNPARRTYKTVTRRSAGGAPITTLSLRTGRTTNTSRLAGGETLFVSSSTKALNGELISTTSPDADGDESHEVTTYAIAYPASGGKVTTVTYPDDSQSITTTFRDGRTKSVSGSAVADRSMSYGTHTLNGGGIVTTTSLGGTSQATTTYYDALGRAIKSAEADGSETVTSYFDRSAPSGSRFKLKSVTDPDGLTVSYAYNAEGERTTVTQPTAGGTRITVTESDVVDGNTSGIGTAYRTTTTVNGKLITTNYRSADGLQAKSVTFAGTSTSIRTKPVDGAWTVISEKPDGTKSKQAYTDGQLASAATYAAGVDVSDPTGYTLLATHTYDHFGRATSSTDARIGATVINGYTPAGQPTSITSTDGTTTSFSYDNMGRRLTVDAPDTLDASGATLTNVTHTSYYPTGQVKATWGAQTYPRFYEYDEQGRMTALHTYQSAPTLDQTTAAAPAGSAKTTWSFSPQRGWLASKTYADGKGTSYTYTAAGRLATRAWAREVTAGVPLTTTYGYTAGQLTSVSYNDGGVTPNVTYTYDAYGRQTSVTNGVSTNTYAYDDTDFTLDTETIALDLDADGTADVTRVLDRNVDDYLRPQSISLLNEGILGPDGNPTTEHSIAYGYDAAGRLGSVSSGGDTFTYAYLANSNLLATVTGPVHTVTNTWENNRNVLDVKSNATNAVTPAVVSAYDYSVNEIGQRESLATSGSAFAQVRDLTWGYDALGQVVKEDDANSPAFDRGFAYDAIGNRTASVEGLTDPTDASATSYSANALNQYTAVGAAAPVHDADGNLTDDAGMNNGTSGDRNFVWNAENRLIEVKDESDGTTIATYAYDALGRRVHKSVSGGVNTAFIYDDWNVIAEYQLNTENFELVTSYVWGSDLSGSMQGAGGVGGLLSVHQHSTDPNTQSPVTDHFFPTYDGNGNISEYLDASGNVSVHLEYDAFGKVVKSTGTVDNFRYRFSTKPKDDEIGWYYYGYRYYDPITGRWPGRDPIMERGGYNLYSFLRSGGGDRVDYLGLATTAHAPSPDDYYNDVRYLKETAAAVAKQRKDHLDSLVQNGTPAGDDDKCVVVTILIRLPLRVSEWVDMTSDNPTGPAGRPVDPTGGRDYGHAGIAVGGAFYDIRAGSNIWWSDAEPHWDNPDLYYNRNTKGEVGLGDVQEYLDFVGGSDIVTIKVSVCEEEAAKIEAKASELQEGVYSVINSHCAALVCDSLNAGGAGLETVLPAALVDQAAALTHTCGENKDKPAEVSYSMNDDSTM; encoded by the coding sequence ATGCACGCAACGGTAACATACGCGTCCGGTGGCTTTGATATTGAGGTGCGCTCCTTGCTCAACACTGCGGTTGAGCCAACCAAGCGCTTTGAGTTCCGCGGTTCGACCAATGCTTCCGGTGAGAAGGTCTTCACTTTGACCACGATCACCGACCCTCAGGGCGCACCGGTCATCGCCGTGCACTCGTTGACCGAGTCCACCAATGCTTCTGGGAACAAGGTGCTGGTTTCGACTGACTCGCTTGATGGATTGGTTTGGCGCCGTCAAACGCTCACTTACAGTGAAGTGCCGGGAGAGGATCCTGCGAAGAACTACTTCATCGAGCGCGTGATCGAGGAGCAGGCGGATACCGCAAATTCTGGGCAAACCGGAGGATGGCATGTGATCTCCCACACGCTTGAGCAGTATCGTCACTATCCGAAGGTGGTCACTCCTTCGAGTACCCATGGCAAGCCTGATGCCGGCGGAACCGCTTCAGCTGTAATGGTGCCAGCTGTCTACGAGGAGCCCTCACTTGCGAACCGTCGTTTGGTGGCCTGCACCACCGGCTATGGCTCGGAAGCTCCTCGCACCACGACGTACGATTACTGGAGTCCTGTTGCTGGAGTCGGTGAATACAGCGACTCTTTCGTCCATGCCCGCCTCAAGAGTATCATGCGCCCGGATGGAAGCTGGGTCTATTACGAGTACGCCGGAGGCGAGAACTCGCCGGTTCAAACCTTGACCCGGTACAGCTCATACCTCGATTACACAATCGACGAGAAGGAGATGGCCAAAAAGGAAGTTTCGACCATCTCCGACAACGGATACAAGACCGTGACCTATCTCGGGGGAGTGCAGGTTGCTCTTTCGACCATTACCGAATATGGCACCTCGGACGGCGGCAAAGCGTTCGTTCACTCGGAATGGGACGGCGGTGCCTGGGATGGCACCACCTCGGTTGAGATTCCTGAATACTGGAGCGGTCCTGCTGGAGAGGATCCGGTGGGTGGTAGTGGATTCACCAATGACGGACGCGTATGGACCACTACCGCTCGCTACTCCGAGGATCACGCTGATCACAACCTCGCCGGTCGTCCAAAGTACACCCAGCACCGTGACGGCACCTACACCGTCTACTCTTACGCGTCCGCGCCTAATGGTGGCTTCATCGTGACCGAAGATCGTGGCGCTGGAAGCAAAACCGCGATCACCGATGGCTCTCGCACGGTCACCACATATAATGCAGCCATGGAGGTGGTTGCAAAGGTGAGCTCGGCGATCAATGCTGGTGCGGTTCTGGAGCTCAACCGCTGGGAAGCCACGGCTACCGACCGCTTCGGCCGCCCGACCACGATCGTCTACAATGGCGACACCACCGACACCGAGACCAAGGAGTACGGTTGCTGCGGCTTGGCAAAGCATATTGCCCGCGACGGATCGATCACCGAGTACTTCCGCAACCCGGCACGTCGGACTTACAAGACGGTCACGCGCCGATCGGCTGGAGGTGCGCCAATCACCACGCTTTCGTTGCGTACCGGTCGTACTACCAACACCTCACGCCTAGCCGGAGGCGAAACTCTCTTTGTCTCTTCCTCCACCAAGGCGCTCAACGGTGAGCTTATCAGCACAACGTCTCCGGATGCTGATGGCGACGAATCACACGAAGTGACCACCTACGCCATCGCCTATCCTGCTAGTGGTGGCAAAGTGACCACCGTGACCTATCCGGACGATTCCCAATCCATCACTACGACGTTTCGTGATGGACGCACCAAGTCGGTATCGGGATCCGCTGTGGCTGATCGTTCGATGAGCTACGGTACCCATACGCTCAATGGAGGAGGTATCGTGACCACCACGTCGCTTGGAGGAACCTCGCAAGCCACTACAACTTACTACGATGCGCTTGGACGCGCCATTAAGTCGGCCGAGGCGGACGGTTCGGAGACCGTGACATCCTACTTCGACCGCAGCGCCCCGTCGGGGAGCCGCTTCAAGCTCAAGTCGGTGACCGACCCTGATGGCCTCACCGTAAGCTACGCTTACAATGCCGAAGGCGAGCGTACCACCGTCACCCAACCTACCGCTGGCGGCACTCGCATCACCGTCACCGAATCAGATGTGGTGGATGGCAATACATCGGGTATCGGAACCGCCTACCGCACCACCACCACGGTCAATGGCAAGTTGATCACCACGAACTATCGCTCCGCCGATGGCCTGCAGGCGAAATCTGTCACCTTTGCTGGTACCTCGACATCCATTCGGACCAAGCCGGTCGACGGTGCATGGACAGTCATCTCGGAAAAGCCAGACGGCACCAAGTCTAAGCAGGCCTACACCGACGGACAGCTCGCCTCGGCGGCAACGTACGCCGCTGGCGTTGATGTGTCCGACCCTACTGGCTACACGCTACTCGCTACTCACACCTACGATCACTTCGGTCGAGCCACCTCGTCCACGGACGCCCGCATCGGAGCCACCGTCATCAACGGCTACACGCCTGCAGGTCAGCCAACGTCGATTACCTCGACCGACGGCACGACCACCAGCTTCAGCTACGACAACATGGGGCGTCGCCTCACGGTTGATGCTCCAGACACGCTCGATGCCAGCGGAGCGACCTTGACGAACGTGACCCACACCAGCTACTACCCGACCGGGCAGGTGAAGGCAACGTGGGGCGCGCAGACCTATCCTCGTTTCTACGAATATGACGAGCAGGGGCGCATGACCGCCCTGCACACCTATCAGAGCGCACCGACGCTGGATCAAACCACCGCAGCCGCTCCCGCAGGTTCAGCCAAGACCACTTGGAGCTTCTCGCCACAGCGTGGCTGGCTCGCCAGCAAGACCTACGCCGATGGCAAAGGCACCAGCTATACCTACACTGCTGCCGGACGCTTGGCGACCCGTGCCTGGGCCCGCGAGGTGACCGCAGGGGTCCCGCTCACCACCACCTACGGCTACACCGCCGGGCAACTCACCTCGGTGAGCTACAATGACGGCGGCGTCACGCCGAATGTGACTTACACCTACGATGCCTACGGGCGTCAGACCAGCGTGACCAATGGAGTCAGCACCAACACCTATGCGTACGACGACACCGACTTCACCCTCGATACCGAAACCATCGCGCTCGATCTTGATGCGGATGGAACTGCGGACGTCACTCGGGTTCTTGACCGCAATGTTGACGACTACCTTCGACCACAGAGCATCTCTCTCTTGAATGAGGGGATTCTTGGGCCAGACGGCAACCCGACCACGGAGCACTCGATCGCTTATGGATACGATGCCGCAGGCCGCCTTGGCTCGGTGTCCTCCGGGGGCGACACGTTCACCTATGCCTACTTGGCGAACTCCAACTTGTTGGCAACGGTGACCGGACCGGTGCACACCGTCACCAACACCTGGGAGAACAATCGCAACGTGCTCGATGTGAAATCCAACGCCACAAATGCCGTGACTCCGGCCGTGGTTTCGGCCTATGACTACAGCGTGAATGAAATCGGCCAACGCGAGAGTCTTGCGACGTCGGGATCTGCTTTTGCTCAGGTCCGCGACCTCACATGGGGCTACGACGCCCTGGGCCAGGTGGTCAAAGAAGACGACGCAAACAGTCCAGCCTTCGACCGTGGGTTTGCCTATGATGCTATCGGCAACCGCACGGCAAGCGTGGAAGGTCTGACCGATCCGACTGATGCGTCGGCTACGTCCTATTCCGCCAATGCTCTCAACCAGTACACTGCGGTGGGTGCTGCCGCTCCAGTTCACGATGCCGACGGCAACCTCACAGACGATGCCGGAATGAACAACGGCACCAGTGGCGACCGCAACTTCGTGTGGAACGCTGAAAACCGCCTCATTGAAGTGAAGGACGAAAGCGATGGCACCACCATCGCCACCTACGCATATGACGCTCTTGGTCGCAGGGTTCACAAGTCGGTCTCTGGTGGCGTGAACACAGCCTTCATTTACGACGACTGGAACGTCATCGCTGAATACCAACTGAACACTGAAAACTTCGAACTAGTAACTTCTTACGTCTGGGGCAGCGATCTCTCGGGATCGATGCAGGGAGCTGGTGGTGTCGGAGGCCTGCTTTCTGTGCACCAGCACAGCACTGACCCTAATACCCAATCCCCAGTCACGGATCACTTCTTCCCAACCTATGACGGCAACGGAAACATCAGCGAGTACCTTGATGCCAGCGGCAACGTGTCCGTGCACCTTGAGTATGATGCGTTCGGCAAGGTTGTGAAATCGACTGGTACAGTGGATAACTTCCGCTACCGCTTTAGCACGAAGCCGAAAGATGATGAGATTGGCTGGTACTATTACGGCTATCGTTATTACGATCCAATCACAGGCAGATGGCCTGGGCGCGATCCAATAATGGAGCGAGGAGGGTATAATCTCTATAGTTTTCTCAGAAGTGGGGGGGGTGATCGCGTTGATTATTTGGGGCTCGCAACAACTGCACATGCTCCGTCTCCTGATGACTATTACAATGATGTTCGGTACCTCAAGGAGACTGCTGCGGCAGTGGCCAAACAGCGCAAGGATCACTTGGACTCACTTGTGCAAAATGGTACTCCTGCGGGAGATGATGATAAGTGTGTGGTTGTTACTATTTTGATCAGATTGCCATTACGTGTCTCGGAATGGGTCGATATGACAAGCGATAACCCAACAGGTCCTGCCGGTCGCCCAGTCGACCCAACGGGAGGGCGAGACTATGGGCACGCAGGGATTGCAGTTGGTGGAGCGTTTTATGATATTCGAGCAGGGTCAAATATATGGTGGTCAGACGCAGAACCTCATTGGGATAACCCTGATCTTTATTACAACCGAAATACGAAGGGTGAGGTTGGTCTCGGAGACGTCCAGGAGTATCTAGACTTTGTAGGCGGAAGCGATATTGTGACAATCAAGGTTTCTGTTTGTGAAGAGGAAGCTGCCAAGATCGAGGCGAAAGCGTCTGAACTTCAGGAGGGTGTGTATTCAGTGATCAACAGTCATTGCGCGGCTTTGGTATGTGATTCGCTAAATGCCGGAGGGGCAGGTTTAGAAACGGTGCTGCCAGCGGCGTTAGTAGACCAAGCCGCAGCTCTTACGCATACTTGTGGAGAGAATAAGGATAAGCCCGCAGAAGTTTCATATTCCATGAATGATGACTCGACGATGTAG
- a CDS encoding transposase: MTTARNLTVRPDEDTFYHCISRCVRRAYLCGVDATSGQDFSHRRQWVVDRLEAAADSFAIAVYGYAVMENHFHVVLQTKVSRAREWTDRDVVDRWLRLYPHTRNDAGEAVGPSDEEVAGILSNKEKVALWRSRLSDLGWVMKYVKEPIARAANKEDGVTGVFWQGRFKSQRLDDEGAVAACLVYVDLNPVRARVAETPEQSAFTSVAVRAQAEVAREVVAAAGRAEQPTEEQRAELNRARQAIAGAAWLAPIGSVALDHEHGTWGVSLEEYLALVDVTGRRIRSDKRGAVDPEIAPILERLELDAANWVASVERFGGTWHLVAAKLSLLAKAAVRVGRKWFCGQRPAVLMYSSDG; this comes from the coding sequence ATGACGACGGCTCGAAACCTCACCGTCCGACCGGACGAGGACACGTTCTACCATTGCATCAGCCGCTGTGTGCGGCGGGCGTATCTGTGTGGCGTCGATGCCACGTCGGGGCAGGATTTCAGCCACCGGCGGCAGTGGGTGGTCGATCGGTTGGAAGCGGCTGCTGACTCCTTTGCCATCGCGGTCTACGGCTATGCGGTGATGGAAAACCACTTCCACGTCGTGCTGCAAACCAAGGTCAGCCGGGCGCGGGAGTGGACGGATCGCGACGTGGTCGACCGCTGGCTGCGGCTTTACCCACATACCCGCAATGACGCCGGAGAAGCGGTCGGACCGAGTGACGAGGAGGTGGCCGGGATTTTGTCTAACAAGGAAAAGGTGGCGCTGTGGCGGTCTCGGTTGTCGGATCTGGGCTGGGTGATGAAGTACGTGAAGGAGCCGATTGCCCGCGCGGCTAACAAGGAAGATGGCGTGACTGGTGTGTTCTGGCAGGGGCGTTTCAAGTCACAGCGGCTCGACGACGAGGGAGCGGTGGCGGCTTGTTTGGTTTATGTGGATTTGAACCCGGTGCGGGCGCGGGTGGCGGAGACTCCGGAGCAAAGTGCGTTCACCAGTGTGGCGGTGCGGGCTCAGGCCGAGGTGGCCCGCGAGGTGGTGGCGGCCGCGGGCAGGGCGGAGCAGCCGACCGAGGAGCAACGGGCGGAGTTGAACCGTGCGCGCCAGGCGATTGCCGGGGCTGCGTGGCTGGCACCGATCGGTTCGGTGGCGCTGGATCACGAACACGGGACGTGGGGCGTGAGCCTTGAGGAGTATCTCGCGCTGGTGGATGTGACCGGGCGGCGGATCCGCAGTGACAAACGGGGGGCGGTCGACCCGGAGATCGCGCCAATCCTGGAGCGGCTGGAGCTGGATGCGGCGAACTGGGTGGCGAGCGTCGAGCGCTTTGGCGGGACGTGGCATTTGGTTGCCGCGAAGTTGAGTCTGCTGGCCAAAGCGGCTGTGCGAGTGGGGCGCAAATGGTTCTGCGGCCAGCGTCCTGCGGTGCTGATGTACTCCAGCGACGGTTAG
- a CDS encoding DUF1573 domain-containing protein, whose product MCSCVIGRLFQVLLVLLVAGDVWAGALTFESAVVEIPVEPDKNEVSVRFLYENQTGGPVDVVEFRTGCGACLSVGPKRMVESGGKGHVDALFKVGSKSGAVEKSVTVVMADASGARSEQVLTLRAVVPELVVVSEKKLQWRVGEAGVTRSVEVTMDWESPIRVMAATSTRKNMEVRVVEVVAGQRYRIDVTPFELQGAQLGMIRIETDCPIEKYRKHVIFAQVTR is encoded by the coding sequence ATGTGCAGTTGTGTGATTGGCCGGTTGTTTCAGGTGCTCTTGGTGTTGTTGGTGGCCGGTGATGTTTGGGCAGGAGCGCTGACTTTTGAGTCTGCTGTGGTTGAGATCCCGGTAGAGCCCGACAAGAATGAGGTAAGTGTGCGTTTCTTGTACGAGAACCAGACGGGTGGGCCGGTAGATGTGGTTGAGTTCCGCACCGGATGCGGGGCGTGTCTCAGTGTAGGGCCGAAGCGGATGGTGGAGTCTGGCGGCAAGGGGCATGTGGATGCTCTGTTCAAGGTTGGCAGCAAGAGCGGAGCGGTTGAGAAATCGGTGACCGTGGTGATGGCGGATGCTTCTGGTGCGCGCTCCGAGCAGGTGTTGACCTTGCGTGCGGTGGTTCCAGAGTTGGTGGTGGTTTCGGAGAAGAAGCTGCAGTGGCGGGTCGGGGAGGCGGGCGTCACGCGGTCTGTGGAAGTGACGATGGATTGGGAGAGCCCGATCCGGGTGATGGCTGCGACATCCACCAGGAAGAACATGGAGGTGCGCGTGGTGGAGGTCGTGGCGGGGCAGCGGTACCGCATCGATGTGACTCCATTTGAGCTGCAGGGGGCTCAGCTTGGGATGATCCGGATCGAGACGGATTGCCCGATTGAGAAGTACCGCAAGCATGTGATTTTTGCTCAGGTCACGCGATGA
- a CDS encoding rhodanese-like domain-containing protein, giving the protein MKRLIVQLLALSVAVAVVAMLVRMVHPDAAELGEALTLADLGEGEILARDALAMDKLLWVDLRPHAEYERFHVDGAINVSVLEGDDLLDALFEQEMEGVDLYAGGVVLYCASTECGESHRVRSELEELGTGMTVYVLAGGYPELRRELVRQGKL; this is encoded by the coding sequence ATGAAGCGATTGATTGTTCAATTGCTGGCGCTGAGTGTGGCGGTGGCGGTCGTTGCGATGCTGGTGCGGATGGTGCATCCGGATGCGGCGGAGTTGGGGGAGGCGCTGACCCTGGCCGACCTGGGTGAGGGAGAGATTTTGGCCCGCGATGCCCTGGCAATGGATAAACTGCTGTGGGTGGATCTGCGTCCGCACGCGGAGTATGAGCGCTTTCATGTGGACGGGGCGATCAATGTGTCGGTGCTGGAAGGCGATGATTTGTTGGACGCGTTGTTTGAGCAGGAGATGGAAGGGGTGGATCTCTATGCGGGTGGAGTGGTTTTGTATTGTGCGTCGACGGAGTGTGGAGAGAGCCACAGGGTGCGCTCGGAGTTGGAGGAGCTGGGGACGGGAATGACGGTGTACGTGCTGGCCGGGGGCTACCCCGAGCTCCGCCGGGAGTTGGTGCGGCAGGGGAAGCTCTAG
- a CDS encoding MauE/DoxX family redox-associated membrane protein, whose amino-acid sequence MQTTRLTRCISTLRVLTGVFFSYSGITKIIDLPTFHNAVINFQLVDGQAAQWITFLVPVAETLLGITLMLNIMALGSSALLAAMMVAFTLAIAVAWSRGLNISCGCFGKLSEGTVNYPLKIASNIGIIALLAIFFGSSLRSSGRSRQPHASST is encoded by the coding sequence ATGCAAACAACCCGACTTACCCGATGCATCTCCACCCTCCGGGTCCTCACCGGTGTGTTTTTCAGCTACTCAGGGATCACCAAGATCATCGACCTCCCCACTTTCCATAACGCCGTCATCAATTTCCAACTCGTCGACGGCCAGGCCGCACAATGGATCACATTCCTGGTCCCTGTCGCCGAAACCCTGCTCGGGATCACACTCATGCTCAACATCATGGCTCTCGGGTCGTCGGCTCTACTTGCCGCCATGATGGTTGCGTTCACCCTCGCCATTGCAGTCGCATGGTCACGCGGGCTCAACATCAGCTGCGGCTGCTTTGGCAAGCTCTCCGAAGGCACCGTCAACTACCCACTCAAGATCGCCTCCAACATAGGCATCATCGCACTCCTTGCCATTTTCTTCGGATCCTCGCTACGCTCCTCCGGGCGCTCTCGCCAGCCACACGCATCCTCCACCTAG
- a CDS encoding RecB family exonuclease — protein MIQPVALKEPPATVEESGALDYISASRLKMFSECRLKFYFRYVAGIVKPPVPALFVGTAVHAVLQQWNLRRWRGEPADVDTLRGFFADYWQSEAAQRGIDWQGEEDKFRDQAWRVLCHYLEQTPIPLDERPEAVEVKVERDFIAAGLPPLVGVIDLVRSGGRIVDFKTAARAPDAQMAEHLNEIQLCCYAVLYREATGHEEGGMEIHHLVKTKQPKLAVTTLAPMSNDQARRLMKMIVSYVRGVQGEDFVPCPGQHCAWCDYRTECRNWH, from the coding sequence ATGATCCAACCAGTTGCTCTCAAAGAGCCTCCAGCCACGGTGGAAGAGAGCGGGGCGCTTGATTACATCTCAGCTTCGCGTTTGAAGATGTTCTCGGAGTGCCGCTTGAAGTTCTACTTCCGCTATGTGGCTGGGATTGTGAAGCCTCCGGTGCCTGCGTTGTTTGTGGGGACGGCGGTGCATGCGGTGCTGCAGCAGTGGAACCTGCGCCGATGGCGTGGCGAGCCAGCCGATGTGGACACTCTGCGCGGGTTCTTTGCCGATTACTGGCAGAGCGAAGCGGCGCAAAGGGGTATCGACTGGCAGGGCGAGGAGGACAAGTTCCGCGACCAGGCGTGGCGGGTGCTCTGTCATTACCTTGAGCAGACTCCGATTCCACTGGATGAACGACCCGAAGCGGTCGAAGTGAAGGTGGAACGGGACTTCATTGCAGCCGGTCTGCCGCCGTTGGTTGGAGTGATCGACCTGGTGCGCTCCGGGGGGCGGATTGTGGACTTCAAGACCGCTGCCCGGGCTCCCGATGCGCAGATGGCCGAACATCTCAACGAAATCCAACTCTGTTGCTATGCGGTGCTCTACCGTGAGGCAACCGGGCACGAGGAAGGTGGGATGGAGATCCATCATTTGGTGAAGACCAAACAACCCAAGCTGGCGGTCACCACATTGGCTCCGATGAGCAATGATCAGGCACGCCGCCTGATGAAGATGATTGTGAGCTATGTGCGCGGTGTGCAGGGCGAGGACTTCGTGCCTTGTCCGGGACAGCACTGCGCCTGGTGTGATTACCGCACCGAGTGCCGCAACTGGCACTGA
- a CDS encoding DUF932 domain-containing protein: MMFQALTTKAPGRRAARRGMLLHCGAKNVSREQVFDTPTPAPTSTWYPLAHRSLIGEVEDQLEAAGFVIEAESHALGHEGMRYFGVFEVNVPGRPAQEHGWVVGIRNSHDKTYPAGLVAGSHVLCCDNLAFTGEVRISRKHTKFAVRDLRHLTARAVGQLGDRFHHLDDRIQAYRGCRLSTTAVHDLVIKAIDCRAITPTQVPHVLQEWRQPSHDEFLPRNAWSLFNAFTEVHKGLNPQMMIARGQALHGLFDRVAGLS; encoded by the coding sequence ATGATGTTCCAAGCATTAACTACCAAAGCACCCGGGCGTCGTGCCGCACGCCGGGGGATGCTTCTTCATTGCGGCGCGAAGAATGTGAGCCGGGAGCAGGTGTTTGACACGCCGACTCCGGCTCCGACCTCCACCTGGTATCCATTGGCACACCGGTCGCTGATCGGTGAGGTGGAGGACCAGCTGGAGGCTGCGGGGTTTGTGATCGAGGCGGAAAGCCATGCGCTGGGTCACGAGGGGATGCGCTATTTCGGTGTGTTCGAAGTGAACGTACCGGGGCGTCCGGCCCAGGAGCATGGCTGGGTGGTCGGGATCCGCAACAGTCACGACAAGACGTATCCGGCCGGACTGGTGGCTGGGTCCCATGTGTTGTGCTGCGACAATCTCGCTTTTACCGGCGAGGTGCGCATCAGCCGCAAGCATACCAAGTTCGCGGTGCGGGATCTGCGCCACCTGACGGCACGTGCCGTGGGCCAGCTGGGCGATCGTTTCCATCATTTGGACGATAGGATCCAGGCCTACCGTGGATGTCGGTTGTCGACGACGGCGGTGCATGACCTGGTGATCAAGGCGATTGATTGCCGGGCCATCACACCGACGCAGGTGCCGCATGTGCTCCAGGAGTGGCGGCAGCCCTCACATGATGAGTTCCTGCCTCGCAATGCGTGGAGTTTGTTCAACGCGTTTACCGAGGTGCACAAGGGACTC